A stretch of Mauremys reevesii isolate NIE-2019 linkage group 25, ASM1616193v1, whole genome shotgun sequence DNA encodes these proteins:
- the BAZ2A gene encoding bromodomain adjacent to zinc finger domain protein 2A isoform X4, with protein METNNHFNFPGLSSVPTASGLKPTPSSGDSVYTNGSPLNFPPQGKGLNGDMNGNGLSTVSHTSTSGTFASAGHSPDASALPHPYDYLWNYPPYQPGGLKETPSLGQYPLNGILGGTRPASPGHNTNPRAGQEFWANGTSGSMGLSFDSQELYDSFQDQSFELVPNGASGFYAAAQPSPMLGSGAQPFSPPPGLQDEPGAGQEGSLAAKEMPPAGEETGAALMGSRELEETQPDLKMCSYSSSGPAVEPLSQEASVLSPDTAGSCLGDASALAGALADPPLLSEDPLEPFESLARDPGTGDLYEMDNSQLVNDKSSLEAAPDISTLECSESPSLNNSSAFSLLPDDSQAPSSLFVSPDSPPVLGEAVLQDSSLDLQDGGDPGEEESESLECSPPLEPESPCLEEEEEEVAEDSCLEAPAAPLSASARGEVPRRRIATAEEVRLPLQHGWRREVRIRKGSHRWQGETWYYGPCGKRMKQFPEVIKYLSRNVVQDVRREHFSFSPRMPVGDFYEERDTPEGLQWVKLTQEEIPSRIQAITGKRGRPRNAEKEKAKAKEAPKVKRGRGRPPKAKMADLLSKTDARLLKKLEAQEVLSDEDKLKMSKIKKKMRRKARNKQKQEAKVPKPKEAKKKAKAKKEKARPEKAKEKGRPKEKGRPKEKAKAVRKVDKNLLAQRRLEERRRQQMILEEMKKPTEDMCLGDHQPLPPFSRIPGLVLPSGAFSDCLTIVEFLHSYGRVLGFEVPRDVPSLCTLQEGLFGVDDSLGEVQDLLVRLLRAALYDPGLPSYCQSLKILGEKVSEISLTRDTVSEILRCFLMAYGADADLCHGLRTKPFQALPPDRKAAILAFLVNELNGSALIINEIDKTLENMSNYRRNKWIIEGKLRRLKIALAKKTGRPESEITGLDEGPRRRSSRITEENSGLEAEEEESRGRKSRKDEEASIPASSVPELERQIEKLAKRQMFFRKKLLHASQTLRAAALGQDRYRRRYWVLPHLGGIFVEGSEAAAEEGPKDTEEEEEEKEAVPEICPVKKEPVELPIRSRLKCTASRARGRPRKSKEEPARPKPPPLNGLLEDSLPPCQSQHDLSQSAFLSWLSQTQSSLLNGSVLTPDSSPGKGDPSPPAPEAPALEESFPETVEKQGPWFNLLPRTPCHASPPLTTSSEEPPARAAPQPRSLHPRDQPKATGRQPNGPTSPALASTPVHASPRVPSACPRGRGGSEKAQEPPGQPKRRGRPPTKFFKQIEQKYLTQLMAQPVPPEMQSGWWWLKDPEELEAVARALHPRGIREKALHKHLTKHKEYLREVCARATADPIFQPQATGHPVSQEALVRWSVTERAYEMDLALLQWVEELEQRVLMADLQIRGWTCPSPDSARDDLRYCEHKVGALEDITLKNRREGLPPSREATNPLDLAVLRLAALEQNMERRYLKEPLWPPHEVVVEKVVLSSPEALDLGSTEIAYEITPRMRTWRQTLERCRSAAQVSLCIYQLEKSIAWEKSVNKVTCLVCRKGDDDEHLLLCDGCDRGCHLYCHRPRMTEVPDGDWFCSVCISQAGGEYYEDPSSPRRGKKRKGGRLFGGGFPEEEESPGRRVLPRRRDTLSVPRYSGEGLSPSKRRRLSPRGQSSDLTFCEIILMEMESQEDAWPFLEPVNPRLVPGYRKIIKNPMDFATMRTRLLRGEYVSCEEFAADATLVFDNCQTFNEDDSEEGAP; from the exons ATGGAAACGAACAACCATTTTAACTTCCCTGGCCTCTCCTCTGTCCCCACTGCCTCAGGACTGAAGCCCACCCCTTCCTCAGGGGACAGCGTCTACACTAACGGGTCTCCTCTCAACTTCCCCCCGCAAGGGAAAG GCCTGAATGGCGACATGAATGGGAATGGCTTATCTACTGTATCTCACACTAGTACTTCAGGGACCTTCGCCTCTGCCGGGCACTCCCCCGACGcctccgccctcccccacccgTACGACTATCTCTGGAACTACCCGCCGTACCAGCCCGGCGGCCTCAAGGAGACCCCCAGCCTCGGACAGTACCCGCTCAACGGCATCCTCGGGGGCACCCGGCCGGCGTCCCCGGGGCACAACACTaaccccagggcagggcaggagttcTGGGCCAACGGCACCTCCGGCTCCATGGGGCTGAGCTTTGATTCGCAGGAGCTGTACGACTCCTTCCAGGATCAGAGCTTTGAGCTTGTGCCAAACGGCGCCAGCGGTTTCTACGCGGCCGCCCAGCCCTCCCCCATGCTGGGCTCCGGCGCCCAGCCTTTCTCGCCACCTCCGGGCCTGCAGGATGAGCCGGGCGCCGGCCAGGAGGGGTCCTTGGCGGCAAAGGAGATGCCGCCTGCCGGCGAGGAGACCGGCGCCGCTCTGATGGGCAGCCGGGAACTGGAGGAGACGCAGCCGG ACCTGAAAATGTGCAGCTACAGCAGCTCCGGGCCGGCCGTGGAGCCGCTCAGCCAGGAAGCTTCCGTCTTGTCCCCGGACACcgctgggagctgcctgggcgACGCCTCTGCCCTCGCCGGTGCCCTGGCAGACCCTCCCCTCCTGAGCGAAGACCCCCTGGAGCCCTTCGAGTCGCTGGCTAGAG ACCCAGGGACCGGAGATCTCTACGAGATGGACAACTCCCAGCTGGTGAACGACAAGTCTTCTCTGGAGGCTGCCCCGGACATCTCGACCCTCGAGTGCTCCGAGAGCCCCTCCCTGAACAACTCCAGCGCCTTCAGCCTGCTGCCGGACGACAGCCAGGCCCCCTCCTCGCTCTTCGTCAGCCCCGACTCGCCGCCTGTCCTGGGGGAGGCCGTCCTGCAAG ACAGCAGCTTAGACCTGCAGGACGGGGGCGACCCAGGGGAGGAGGAATCAGAGTCTCTGGAGTGCAGCCCCCCGCTGGAGCCGGAGTCCCCCtgtctggaggaggaggaggaggaagtggctGAGGACAGCTGCCTGGAGGCTCCGGCCGCCCCGCTCAGTGCATCAGCAAGGG GTGAAGTCCCCCGCAGACGGATCGCCACGGCGGAGGAGGTTCGCTTGCCCCTGCAGCACGG GTGGAGGAGGGAAGTGCGAATCAGGAAGGGCAGCCACCGCTGGCAGGGGGAGACGTGGTACTACGGGCCCTGCGGCAAAAGGATGAAGCAGTTCCCGGAGGTGATCAAG TACCTGAGCCGGAACGTGGTGCAGGACGTCCGGCGCGAacacttcagcttcagccctcGCATGCCTGTTGGAGACTTCTACGAGGAGCGGGACACGCCCGAG GGCTTGCAGTGGGTGAAgctgacccaggaggaaatccccTCGCGCATCCAGGCCATCACGGGCAAGCGCGGGCGCCCCCGCAACGCGGAAAAGGAGAAGGCCAAGGCCAAGGAGGCGCCCAAGGTGAAGCGCGGCCGGGGCCGGCCCCCCAAGGCCAAGATGGCCGACTTGCTGAGCAAGACCGATGCCAGGCTCCTGAAGAAACTGGAAGCCCAAG AGGTGCTCAGCGACGAAGACAAGCTGAAGATGAGCAAGATCAAGAAGAAGATGAGGCGAAAG GCAAGGAACAAACAGAAGCAGGAGGCCAAAGTGCCCAAGCCCAAGGAGGCCAAGAAGAAAGCCAAG GCGAAGAAGGAGAAGGCGCGGCCGGAGAAGGCCAAGGAGAAGGGGCGGCCCAAGGAGAAGGGGCGGCCCAAGGAGAAGGCCAAGGCTGTGCGGAAGGTGGACAAGAACCTGCTGGCCCAGCGGCGGCTGGAGGAGCGGCGCCGGCAGCAGATGATTTTAGAGGAGATGAAGAAGCCCACCGAGGACATGTGCCTGGGCGACCATCAG cccctgccgccaTTCTCCCGCATCCCCGGCCTGGTCCTGCCCAGCGGGGCCTTCTCCGACTGCCTCACCATCGTGGAGTTCCTGCACAGCTACGGCCGGGTCCTGGGCTTCGAGGTGCCCCGGGACgtccccagcctctgcaccctgcAGGAGGGGCTGTTCGGCGTGGACGACAGTCTGGGCGAGGTGCAGGACCTGCTGGTGCGGCTCCTGCGGGCTGCACTCTATGACCCCGGCCTCCCTTCCTACTGCCAG tccctgaaGATCCTCGGGGAGAAGGTGTCCGAGATCAGCCTGACCCGGGACACCGTCTCCGAGATCCTGCGCTGCTTCCTCATGGCCTACGGGGCCGACGCCGACCTGTGCCACGGGCTGCGGACCAAGCCCTTCCAGGCGCTGCCCCCCGACCGCAAGGCGGCCATCCTGGCCTTCCTGGTGAACGAGCTCAACGGCAGCGCCCTCATCATCAA TGAAATCGACAAGACTCTGGAGAACATGTCCAACTACAGGAGGAACAAATGGATCATCGAGGGCAAGCTACGCAG GTTGAAAATCGCCCTGGCCAAGAAGACGGGCCGCCCGGAGTCCGAGATCACGGGCCTGGATGAGGGGCCCAGGCGGCGCAGCTCCCGGATCACGGAGGAGAACAGTGGCctggaggcagaggaggaagagAGCCGGGGCCGGAAATCCCGCAAGGATGAGGAG GCCAGCATTCCTGCATCCAGCGTCCCCGAGCTGGAGAGACAGATCGAGAAGCTAGCCAAG AGGCAGATGTTCTTCCGGAAGAAGCTGCTCCATGCTTCACAGACGCTGCGGGCCGCGGCGCTGGGCCAGGACCGCTACCGCCGGCGGTACTGGGTTCTGCCCCACCTGGGCGGGATCTTCGTGGAGGGCTCTGAGGCAG CTGCGGAGGAGGGGCCCAAGGacacggaggaggaggaggaggagaaagaggctgTCCCGGAGATCTGCCCCGTGAAGAAGGAACCGGTCGAGCTGCCCATCCGCAGCCGGCTGAAGTGCACGGCCTCCCGGGCGCGGGGCCGGCCGCGGAAAAGCAAAGAGGAGCCGGCCCggcccaagcccccacccctcaaCGGGCTCCTGGAGGACTCGctgcccccctgccagagccagcaCGACCTGAGCCAGTCGGCCTTCCTGTCCTGGCTGAGCCAGACGCAGTCGTCCCTGCTCAACGGCTCGGTCCTCACCCCGGACAGCAGCCCCGGGAAAGGggaccccagcccccctgcccccgaggCGCCCGCCCTGGAGGAGAGCTTCCCAGAGACAGTGGAGAAACAGGGACCCTGGTTCAATCTGCTGCCCAGGACGCCCTGCCATGCCTCTCCCCCCCTCACTACCTCCTCGGAGGAGCCCCCTGCTAGAGCCGCCCCCCAACCTCGCAGCCTTCACCCCAGGGACCAGCCCAAGGCTACGGGCAGGCAG CCGAATGGCCCCACGTCTCCTGCCCTCGCGTCCACGCCCGTCCACGCCAGCCCCCGGGTGCCCAGCGCGTGCCCGAGGGGCCGGGGCGGATCCGAGAAGGCCCAGGAGCCGCCGGGCCAGCCCAAGCGCCGGGGCCGGCCCCCCACCAAGTTCTTCAAGCAGATTGAGCAGAAGTATCTCACCCAGCTGATGGCGCAGCCCGTGCCCCCAG AGATGCAGAGCGGCTGGTGGTGGCTCAAGGACCCGGAGGAGCTGGAGGCCGTGGCCCGAGCGCTGCACCCGCGGGGGATCCGTGAGAAGGCCCTGCACAAGCACCTCACCAAGCACAAGGAGTATCTGCGGGAGGTCTGCGCCCGCGCCACTGCCG ATCCCATCTTCCAGCCCCAGGCCACCGGCCACCCCGTGTCTCAGGAAGCTTTGGTCCGGTGGTCCGTGACGGAGCGGGCCTACGAGATGGACCTCGCCCTCCTGCAGTGGGTGGAAGAGCTGGAGCAGCGGGTCCTGATGGCGGATCTGCAGATCCGG ggctgGACGTGTCCGAGCCCCGACTCGGCGCGGGACGACCTGCGGTACTGCGAGCACAAGGTGGGGGCCCTGGAGGACATCACCCTCAAGAACCGGCGGGAGGGGCTGCCCCCCTCCCGGGAGGCCACCAACCCCCTGGACCTGGCCGTCCTGCGGCTGGCGGCGCTGGAGCAGAACATGGAGCGCCGGTACCTGAAGGAGCCGCTGTGGCCGCCGCACGAGGTGGTGGTGGAGAAGGTCGTGCTGAGCAGCCCTGAGGCGCTGGACCTGGGCAGCACGGAGAT tgcCTACGAGATCACTCCCCGGATGCGGACGTGGCGCCAGACCCTGGAGCGGTGCCGGAGCGCGGCCCAGGTCTCCCTGTGTATCTACCAGCTGGAGAAATCCATTGCCTGGGAGAAGTCGGTCAACAAAGTG ACGTGTCTGGTGTGCCGGAAGGGGGATGACGACGAACACCTGCTGCTGTGTGACGGCTGCGACCGCGGCTGCCACCTCTACTGCCACCGGCCTAGGATGACGGAGGTGCCGGACGGGGACTGGTTCTGCTCCGTCTGCATCTCCCAG GCGGGAGGCGAGTATTACGAGGACCCCAGTTCGCCCAGGCGGGGCAAGAAGCGGAAAGGCGGGCGTCTCTTCGGCGGGGGCTtcccggaggaggaggagagccccGGGCGCCGCGTCCTGCCGCGGAGGCGTGACACCCTGTCGGTGCCCCGCTACTCAGGGGAGGGCCTGTCCCCATCCAAGCGGAGGAGACTGTCACCACGTGGCCAGAGCAGCGATCTGACCTTCTGCGA GATCATCCTGATGGAGATGGAGTCTCAGGAGGACGCCTGGCCCTTCCTGGAGCCCGTCAACCCCCGGCTGGTGCCCGGCTACAGGAAAATCATCAAGAACCCCATGGAC
- the BAZ2A gene encoding bromodomain adjacent to zinc finger domain protein 2A isoform X1, with translation METNNHFNFPGLSSVPTASGLKPTPSSGDSVYTNGSPLNFPPQGKGLNGDMNGNGLSTVSHTSTSGTFASAGHSPDASALPHPYDYLWNYPPYQPGGLKETPSLGQYPLNGILGGTRPASPGHNTNPRAGQEFWANGTSGSMGLSFDSQELYDSFQDQSFELVPNGASGFYAAAQPSPMLGSGAQPFSPPPGLQDEPGAGQEGSLAAKEMPPAGEETGAALMGSRELEETQPDLKMCSYSSSGPAVEPLSQEASVLSPDTAGSCLGDASALAGALADPPLLSEDPLEPFESLARDPGTGDLYEMDNSQLVNDKSSLEAAPDISTLECSESPSLNNSSAFSLLPDDSQAPSSLFVSPDSPPVLGEAVLQDSSLDLQDGGDPGEEESESLECSPPLEPESPCLEEEEEEVAEDSCLEAPAAPLSASARGEVPRRRIATAEEVRLPLQHGWRREVRIRKGSHRWQGETWYYGPCGKRMKQFPEVIKYLSRNVVQDVRREHFSFSPRMPVGDFYEERDTPEGLQWVKLTQEEIPSRIQAITGKRGRPRNAEKEKAKAKEAPKVKRGRGRPPKAKMADLLSKTDARLLKKLEAQEVLSDEDKLKMSKIKKKMRRKARNKQKQEAKVPKPKEAKKKAKAKKEKARPEKAKEKGRPKEKGRPKEKAKAVRKVDKNLLAQRRLEERRRQQMILEEMKKPTEDMCLGDHQPLPPFSRIPGLVLPSGAFSDCLTIVEFLHSYGRVLGFEVPRDVPSLCTLQEGLFGVDDSLGEVQDLLVRLLRAALYDPGLPSYCQSLKILGEKVSEISLTRDTVSEILRCFLMAYGADADLCHGLRTKPFQALPPDRKAAILAFLVNELNGSALIINEIDKTLENMSNYRRNKWIIEGKLRRLKIALAKKTGRPESEITGLDEGPRRRSSRITEENSGLEAEEEESRGRKSRKDEEASIPASSVPELERQIEKLAKRQMFFRKKLLHASQTLRAAALGQDRYRRRYWVLPHLGGIFVEGSEAAAEEGPKDTEEEEEEKEAVPEICPVKKEPVELPIRSRLKCTASRARGRPRKSKEEPARPKPPPLNGLLEDSLPPCQSQHDLSQSAFLSWLSQTQSSLLNGSVLTPDSSPGKGDPSPPAPEAPALEESFPETVEKQGPWFNLLPRTPCHASPPLTTSSEEPPARAAPQPRSLHPRDQPKATGRQPNGPTSPALASTPVHASPRVPSACPRGRGGSEKAQEPPGQPKRRGRPPTKFFKQIEQKYLTQLMAQPVPPEMQSGWWWLKDPEELEAVARALHPRGIREKALHKHLTKHKEYLREVCARATADPIFQPQATGHPVSQEALVRWSVTERAYEMDLALLQWVEELEQRVLMADLQIRGWTCPSPDSARDDLRYCEHKVGALEDITLKNRREGLPPSREATNPLDLAVLRLAALEQNMERRYLKEPLWPPHEVVVEKVVLSSPEALDLGSTEIAYEITPRMRTWRQTLERCRSAAQVSLCIYQLEKSIAWEKSVNKVTCLVCRKGDDDEHLLLCDGCDRGCHLYCHRPRMTEVPDGDWFCSVCISQAGGEYYEDPSSPRRGKKRKGGRLFGGGFPEEEESPGRRVLPRRRDTLSVPRYSGEGLSPSKRRRLSPRGQSSDLTFCEIILMEMESQEDAWPFLEPVNPRLVPGYRKIIKNPMDFATMRTRLLRGEYVSCEEFAADATLVFDNCQTFNEDDSEGGQGRAGAGSPRAVGAWDGWTQSGVRKHKTSLVTQKSGTRLLEGGPGPSPES, from the exons ATGGAAACGAACAACCATTTTAACTTCCCTGGCCTCTCCTCTGTCCCCACTGCCTCAGGACTGAAGCCCACCCCTTCCTCAGGGGACAGCGTCTACACTAACGGGTCTCCTCTCAACTTCCCCCCGCAAGGGAAAG GCCTGAATGGCGACATGAATGGGAATGGCTTATCTACTGTATCTCACACTAGTACTTCAGGGACCTTCGCCTCTGCCGGGCACTCCCCCGACGcctccgccctcccccacccgTACGACTATCTCTGGAACTACCCGCCGTACCAGCCCGGCGGCCTCAAGGAGACCCCCAGCCTCGGACAGTACCCGCTCAACGGCATCCTCGGGGGCACCCGGCCGGCGTCCCCGGGGCACAACACTaaccccagggcagggcaggagttcTGGGCCAACGGCACCTCCGGCTCCATGGGGCTGAGCTTTGATTCGCAGGAGCTGTACGACTCCTTCCAGGATCAGAGCTTTGAGCTTGTGCCAAACGGCGCCAGCGGTTTCTACGCGGCCGCCCAGCCCTCCCCCATGCTGGGCTCCGGCGCCCAGCCTTTCTCGCCACCTCCGGGCCTGCAGGATGAGCCGGGCGCCGGCCAGGAGGGGTCCTTGGCGGCAAAGGAGATGCCGCCTGCCGGCGAGGAGACCGGCGCCGCTCTGATGGGCAGCCGGGAACTGGAGGAGACGCAGCCGG ACCTGAAAATGTGCAGCTACAGCAGCTCCGGGCCGGCCGTGGAGCCGCTCAGCCAGGAAGCTTCCGTCTTGTCCCCGGACACcgctgggagctgcctgggcgACGCCTCTGCCCTCGCCGGTGCCCTGGCAGACCCTCCCCTCCTGAGCGAAGACCCCCTGGAGCCCTTCGAGTCGCTGGCTAGAG ACCCAGGGACCGGAGATCTCTACGAGATGGACAACTCCCAGCTGGTGAACGACAAGTCTTCTCTGGAGGCTGCCCCGGACATCTCGACCCTCGAGTGCTCCGAGAGCCCCTCCCTGAACAACTCCAGCGCCTTCAGCCTGCTGCCGGACGACAGCCAGGCCCCCTCCTCGCTCTTCGTCAGCCCCGACTCGCCGCCTGTCCTGGGGGAGGCCGTCCTGCAAG ACAGCAGCTTAGACCTGCAGGACGGGGGCGACCCAGGGGAGGAGGAATCAGAGTCTCTGGAGTGCAGCCCCCCGCTGGAGCCGGAGTCCCCCtgtctggaggaggaggaggaggaagtggctGAGGACAGCTGCCTGGAGGCTCCGGCCGCCCCGCTCAGTGCATCAGCAAGGG GTGAAGTCCCCCGCAGACGGATCGCCACGGCGGAGGAGGTTCGCTTGCCCCTGCAGCACGG GTGGAGGAGGGAAGTGCGAATCAGGAAGGGCAGCCACCGCTGGCAGGGGGAGACGTGGTACTACGGGCCCTGCGGCAAAAGGATGAAGCAGTTCCCGGAGGTGATCAAG TACCTGAGCCGGAACGTGGTGCAGGACGTCCGGCGCGAacacttcagcttcagccctcGCATGCCTGTTGGAGACTTCTACGAGGAGCGGGACACGCCCGAG GGCTTGCAGTGGGTGAAgctgacccaggaggaaatccccTCGCGCATCCAGGCCATCACGGGCAAGCGCGGGCGCCCCCGCAACGCGGAAAAGGAGAAGGCCAAGGCCAAGGAGGCGCCCAAGGTGAAGCGCGGCCGGGGCCGGCCCCCCAAGGCCAAGATGGCCGACTTGCTGAGCAAGACCGATGCCAGGCTCCTGAAGAAACTGGAAGCCCAAG AGGTGCTCAGCGACGAAGACAAGCTGAAGATGAGCAAGATCAAGAAGAAGATGAGGCGAAAG GCAAGGAACAAACAGAAGCAGGAGGCCAAAGTGCCCAAGCCCAAGGAGGCCAAGAAGAAAGCCAAG GCGAAGAAGGAGAAGGCGCGGCCGGAGAAGGCCAAGGAGAAGGGGCGGCCCAAGGAGAAGGGGCGGCCCAAGGAGAAGGCCAAGGCTGTGCGGAAGGTGGACAAGAACCTGCTGGCCCAGCGGCGGCTGGAGGAGCGGCGCCGGCAGCAGATGATTTTAGAGGAGATGAAGAAGCCCACCGAGGACATGTGCCTGGGCGACCATCAG cccctgccgccaTTCTCCCGCATCCCCGGCCTGGTCCTGCCCAGCGGGGCCTTCTCCGACTGCCTCACCATCGTGGAGTTCCTGCACAGCTACGGCCGGGTCCTGGGCTTCGAGGTGCCCCGGGACgtccccagcctctgcaccctgcAGGAGGGGCTGTTCGGCGTGGACGACAGTCTGGGCGAGGTGCAGGACCTGCTGGTGCGGCTCCTGCGGGCTGCACTCTATGACCCCGGCCTCCCTTCCTACTGCCAG tccctgaaGATCCTCGGGGAGAAGGTGTCCGAGATCAGCCTGACCCGGGACACCGTCTCCGAGATCCTGCGCTGCTTCCTCATGGCCTACGGGGCCGACGCCGACCTGTGCCACGGGCTGCGGACCAAGCCCTTCCAGGCGCTGCCCCCCGACCGCAAGGCGGCCATCCTGGCCTTCCTGGTGAACGAGCTCAACGGCAGCGCCCTCATCATCAA TGAAATCGACAAGACTCTGGAGAACATGTCCAACTACAGGAGGAACAAATGGATCATCGAGGGCAAGCTACGCAG GTTGAAAATCGCCCTGGCCAAGAAGACGGGCCGCCCGGAGTCCGAGATCACGGGCCTGGATGAGGGGCCCAGGCGGCGCAGCTCCCGGATCACGGAGGAGAACAGTGGCctggaggcagaggaggaagagAGCCGGGGCCGGAAATCCCGCAAGGATGAGGAG GCCAGCATTCCTGCATCCAGCGTCCCCGAGCTGGAGAGACAGATCGAGAAGCTAGCCAAG AGGCAGATGTTCTTCCGGAAGAAGCTGCTCCATGCTTCACAGACGCTGCGGGCCGCGGCGCTGGGCCAGGACCGCTACCGCCGGCGGTACTGGGTTCTGCCCCACCTGGGCGGGATCTTCGTGGAGGGCTCTGAGGCAG CTGCGGAGGAGGGGCCCAAGGacacggaggaggaggaggaggagaaagaggctgTCCCGGAGATCTGCCCCGTGAAGAAGGAACCGGTCGAGCTGCCCATCCGCAGCCGGCTGAAGTGCACGGCCTCCCGGGCGCGGGGCCGGCCGCGGAAAAGCAAAGAGGAGCCGGCCCggcccaagcccccacccctcaaCGGGCTCCTGGAGGACTCGctgcccccctgccagagccagcaCGACCTGAGCCAGTCGGCCTTCCTGTCCTGGCTGAGCCAGACGCAGTCGTCCCTGCTCAACGGCTCGGTCCTCACCCCGGACAGCAGCCCCGGGAAAGGggaccccagcccccctgcccccgaggCGCCCGCCCTGGAGGAGAGCTTCCCAGAGACAGTGGAGAAACAGGGACCCTGGTTCAATCTGCTGCCCAGGACGCCCTGCCATGCCTCTCCCCCCCTCACTACCTCCTCGGAGGAGCCCCCTGCTAGAGCCGCCCCCCAACCTCGCAGCCTTCACCCCAGGGACCAGCCCAAGGCTACGGGCAGGCAG CCGAATGGCCCCACGTCTCCTGCCCTCGCGTCCACGCCCGTCCACGCCAGCCCCCGGGTGCCCAGCGCGTGCCCGAGGGGCCGGGGCGGATCCGAGAAGGCCCAGGAGCCGCCGGGCCAGCCCAAGCGCCGGGGCCGGCCCCCCACCAAGTTCTTCAAGCAGATTGAGCAGAAGTATCTCACCCAGCTGATGGCGCAGCCCGTGCCCCCAG AGATGCAGAGCGGCTGGTGGTGGCTCAAGGACCCGGAGGAGCTGGAGGCCGTGGCCCGAGCGCTGCACCCGCGGGGGATCCGTGAGAAGGCCCTGCACAAGCACCTCACCAAGCACAAGGAGTATCTGCGGGAGGTCTGCGCCCGCGCCACTGCCG ATCCCATCTTCCAGCCCCAGGCCACCGGCCACCCCGTGTCTCAGGAAGCTTTGGTCCGGTGGTCCGTGACGGAGCGGGCCTACGAGATGGACCTCGCCCTCCTGCAGTGGGTGGAAGAGCTGGAGCAGCGGGTCCTGATGGCGGATCTGCAGATCCGG ggctgGACGTGTCCGAGCCCCGACTCGGCGCGGGACGACCTGCGGTACTGCGAGCACAAGGTGGGGGCCCTGGAGGACATCACCCTCAAGAACCGGCGGGAGGGGCTGCCCCCCTCCCGGGAGGCCACCAACCCCCTGGACCTGGCCGTCCTGCGGCTGGCGGCGCTGGAGCAGAACATGGAGCGCCGGTACCTGAAGGAGCCGCTGTGGCCGCCGCACGAGGTGGTGGTGGAGAAGGTCGTGCTGAGCAGCCCTGAGGCGCTGGACCTGGGCAGCACGGAGAT tgcCTACGAGATCACTCCCCGGATGCGGACGTGGCGCCAGACCCTGGAGCGGTGCCGGAGCGCGGCCCAGGTCTCCCTGTGTATCTACCAGCTGGAGAAATCCATTGCCTGGGAGAAGTCGGTCAACAAAGTG ACGTGTCTGGTGTGCCGGAAGGGGGATGACGACGAACACCTGCTGCTGTGTGACGGCTGCGACCGCGGCTGCCACCTCTACTGCCACCGGCCTAGGATGACGGAGGTGCCGGACGGGGACTGGTTCTGCTCCGTCTGCATCTCCCAG GCGGGAGGCGAGTATTACGAGGACCCCAGTTCGCCCAGGCGGGGCAAGAAGCGGAAAGGCGGGCGTCTCTTCGGCGGGGGCTtcccggaggaggaggagagccccGGGCGCCGCGTCCTGCCGCGGAGGCGTGACACCCTGTCGGTGCCCCGCTACTCAGGGGAGGGCCTGTCCCCATCCAAGCGGAGGAGACTGTCACCACGTGGCCAGAGCAGCGATCTGACCTTCTGCGA GATCATCCTGATGGAGATGGAGTCTCAGGAGGACGCCTGGCCCTTCCTGGAGCCCGTCAACCCCCGGCTGGTGCCCGGCTACAGGAAAATCATCAAGAACCCCATGGAC